One genomic window of Pecten maximus chromosome 3, xPecMax1.1, whole genome shotgun sequence includes the following:
- the LOC117322793 gene encoding uncharacterized protein LOC117322793 — MAGNYQESHGKIQNLGSRCQPNALHSTKPIGSFLGLGSVIDDLWETAIAPNTRQAYNTGFNNFILLLAGIMASVNLSNLQVTEDMLIYFVAHCYNLKLSYATIKLYMCGIKFMCLKHNIPFPSSAELRRMYAILGGVKRARGKISRPRYPVTFNILKDVGLCGYLRQKATSFEDLMMQTACIVAFFGFLRCGEFTVKTSFDHTVHLCVSDLIITDEYVMVHLKKSKTNPFREGVKLKLFKVGGILCPYVACCNYVSARLRQNPSPDDPLFIVDNGQALTRSIFIAKFKHVLQCIGINSELYNGHSFRIGAATSAAAAHVEDHLIKVLGRWSSDAYCRYIRTPQSCIREAQIALTKH; from the exons ATGGCCGGAAACTATCAAGAGTCAC ATGGCAAGATTCAGAACCTTGGCTCCAGATGCCAACCTAACGCCCTGCACAGTACCAAACCCATCGGAAGTTTTTTGGGACTAGGCTCGGTGATTGATGATCTGTGGGAGACGGCAATAGCCCCTAACACCCGACAGGCCTACAACACAGGATTCAACAACTTCATTCTGCTATTGGCCGGTATTATGGCCAGTGTCAACTTGTCTAACCTACAAGTTACTGAGGACATGCTCATTTACTTTGTGGCCCATTGTTACAACTTGAAACTTTCATATGCTACAATCAAATTATACATGTGCGGTATCAAATTTATGTGTCTCAAACACAATATACCATTTCCTAGTTCTGCCGAATTGAGACGGATGTACGCCATCCTGGGAGGCGTGAAACGTGCACGTGGCAAGATCAGCAGACCTCGGTACCCAGTGACATTCAACATTTTGAAAGACGTAGGCCTATGTGGATATCTACGACAAAAGGCAACTTCTTTCGAAGACTTGATGATGCAGACAGCATGCATCGTAGCTTTCTTTGGCTTCTTGAGATGTGGTGAATTTACTGTTAAAACATCATTTGATCATACAGTGCATTTGTGCGTGAGCGATTTGATAATAACAGATGAATACGTCATGGTACACCTCAAAAAATCCAAAACGAACCCGTTTAGGGAAGGGGTGAAGTTAAAACTATTTAAAGTCGGGGGCATTTTATGTCCTTATGTCGCGTGTTGTAATTACGTGTCAGCCAGACTTAGGCAGAACCCTTCACCAGACGATCCCCTGTTCATTGTGGACAACGGACAAGCTTTAACACGTTCTATATTTATTGCCAAGTTTAAGCATGTATTGCAGTGCATAGGAATTAATTCAGAACTTTATAATGGACATTCATTTCGTATTGGAGCTGCCACCTCAGCAGCAGCAGCTCACGTGGAGGACCATCTGATTAAGGTTCTAGGAAGATGGTCCTCAGACGCTTACTGTAGATACATTAGAACGCCTCAATCTTGCATCAGAGAGGCCCAGATTGCACTTACAAAGCATTGA